The following proteins are co-located in the Colletotrichum lupini chromosome 4, complete sequence genome:
- a CDS encoding thioester reductase domain-containing protein: protein MAQPQYGKRLIPQVLDEVAKSEPNREFISVPRSSNPQDGWKPISYKQIANAVNRIAQRIIDKRGKPEPGSFPTLTYIGPNDARYMIIMIACIKAGYKALLISPRNSFEGQMNLFEKTDCHIICFDSSFKDVIQPLLEERPMDAIMVSSADAWLSDDEVPHFPYNKTYEEAENDPVVVLHTSGSTGLPKPIVARVGMMSVADAFHNVPDFMGSENCVKSIMHGTRLFLPMPLFHAAGCYMSTFATIYWGRPVALGFTDRPLTPQTVIDAAQYAKIDNVILPPAILEEMAHMPEGIAALQKFKRANFGGGNLARGAGDKLVKEGVPVSSVIAFTEAAPLPYYFQKNLELWQWFIVDSDRLGVDWRQASGEDEDIYEQVIVRKDKADPLQGIFYTFPDVNEYNTKDLYRKHPTLPNHWMYYGRSDNIIVFSNGEKLNPVTIEEIVTGHARVKGAVVAGAMRFQPFLILEPTEPLTSEDDIQQFIDDVWPLVVKANKETVAHGQIGRAFIGVTNPEKPFPRAGKGTIQRPMALKLYKDELDAWYSKAEDGADSLSVNIDVSSQQGMIDSIEKLFQQTLGSRALSADSDFFSAGIDSMQVINASRLLRKGLEAAGANITADAIATRVIYAHPTPRQLAAYLMDRVSKNTSSDSHGDSENHDIHAMEAELQKYTRDLPKSSAGSKPAPNDQGQTVLVTGTTGALGSYLLDFMEHNPAVSKVVCLNRSDDSGKRQVKMSAERGLATTWKKAEFLCVDMSKSNLGLEPEVYDRLLKEADRIIHNAWPVNFNISVETFEPHIRGVRHWVDFSLRAAKNVPIVFVSSIGTVDTWQGPGPVPEKKLMDLSLPSTGYGRSKMVSSLILDEATQVSGVPAAVVRVGQVAGPQSKDGVWNRQEWLPTIIASSKYLGALPRDLGAMATVNWTPIEGIANLILEVSGIAAPVPLERINGYFHGVNPRTVLWETLAEAVREFYGDGVIKKLVSFKEWVELLENSTATTDDVDKNPGIKLLDFYQGLAMGEGQGVEFSMERTTKSSKTMKEMQAVTPELMQNWCRQWAF, encoded by the coding sequence ATGGCACAGCCCCAGTACGGAAAGCGCTTGATTCCCCAGGTCCTCGACGAGGTCGCAAAGTCAGAACCCAACAGAGAGTTCATCTCCGTCCCCCGCTCCTCCAACCCCCAAGATGGCTGGAAGCCCATCTCCTACAAGCAGATCGCCAACGCGGTGAACCGGATAGCCCAGAGAATCATCGACAAGCGCGGCAAGCCCGAACCTGGAAGCTTCCCAACCCTCACCTACATCGGCCCCAACGATGCCCGCTACATGATTATTATGATCGCCTGTATCAAGGCAGGATACAAGGCCCTCCTCATCTCCCCAAGAAACTCCTTCGAAGGCCAGATGAACCTGTTCGAGAAGACAGACTGCCACATCATCTGCTTCGACTCGTCCTTCAAGGATGTCATCCAGCCCCTGCTGGAAGAGCGCCCCATGGACGCCATTATGGTCAGCTCGGCAGACGCATGGCTCTCGGACGACGAGGTGCCCCATTTCCCCTACAACAAGACCTACGAAGAGGCAGAAAATGACCCCGTCGTCGTCCTGCACACGAGCGGCAGCACAGGTCTGCCAAAGCCCATCGTCGCCCGTGTCGGCATGATGTCTGTCGCCGACGCTTTCCACAACGTCCCCGATTTCATGGGCTCCGAGAACTGCGTAAAATCCATCATGCACGGTACCCGCCTCTTCCTGCCAATGCCCCTCTTCCACGCCGCCGGCTGCTACATGTCAACCTTCGCCACGATCTACTGGGGACGGCCCGTCGCGCTGGGCTTCACGGACCGGCCCCTGACGCCGCAGACCGTTATCGACGCTGCCCAGTACGCTAAGATCGACAACGTGATCCTGCCTCCCGCCATCCTCGAGGAGATGGCCCATATGCCCGAGGGAATCGCGGCGCTCCAGAAGTTCAAGCGCGCCAACTTCGGTGGTGGCAACCTTGCCCGCGGCGCTGGCGACAAGCTCGTCAAGGAGGGCGTCCCCGTCTCGAGCGTCATCGCCTTTACTGAGGCGGCCCCCTTACCATACTACTTCCAGAAGAACCTCGAGCTGTGGCAGTGGTTCATCGTCGACTCGGACAGACTTGGCGTTGACTGGCGCCAAGCCAGCGGTGAGGACGAGGACATATACGAGCAGGTCATTGTTCGCAAGGACAAGGCGGACCCCCTCCAGGGCATCTTCTACACCTTCCCCGATGTCAACGAGTACAACACAAAGGACTTGTACCGGAAGCACCCGACGCTGCCCAACCACTGGATGTACTACGGCCGCTCCGACAACATCATTGTCTTCTCAAACGGCGAGAAGCTCAATCCTGTCACCATTGAGGAGATCGTCACCGGTCACGCGAGAGTCAAAGGCGCCGTCGTCGCCGGCGCCATGCGCTTCCAGCCCTTCCTCATCCTCGAACCCACCGAACCCTTGACTTCCGAGGATGACATCCAGCAATTTATCGACGACGTCTGGCCTTTGGTCGTCAAGGCGAACAAGGAGACCGTCGCTCACGGCCAGATCGGCCGCGCCTTCATCGGCGTCACCAACCCAGAGAAGCCCTTCCCCCGTGCCGGCAAGGGCACCATCCAGCGACCTATGGCCCTCAAGCTCTACAAGGACGAGCTTGACGCGTGGTATAGCAAGGCTGAGGACGGCGCCGACTCCCTGTCCGTCAACATTGACGTCTCCTCCCAGCAAGGAATGATCGACTCCATCGAGAAGCTCTTCCAGCAGACCCTCGGCAGCCGCGCCCTCTCCGCCGACTCGGACTTCTTCAGCGCTGGCATCGACTCCATGCAGGTTATCAACGCCTCCCGTCTCCTCCGCAAGGGCCTCGAGGCCGCCGGCGCAAACATCACCGCCGATGCCATCGCAACTCGCGTTATCTACGCCCATCCCACCCCTCGCCAGCTGGCTGCCTACCTCATGGACCGCGTCAGTAAGAACACCTCTTCAGACAGCCACGGCGACAGTGAAAACCATGATATCCACGCCATGGAGGCAGAGCTGCAAAAGTACACCCGCGACCTCCCCAAAAGCAGTGCTGGCTCCAAGCCCGCGCCAAACGATCAGGGTCAGACCGTCCTCGTCACCGGCACCACCGGCGCCCTGGGCTCCTACCTCCTCGACTTCATGGAACACAACCCCGCCGTATCGAAGGTGGTCTGCCTCAACCGCAGCGATGACAGCGGCAAGCGCCAGGTCAAGATGTCCGCCGAGCGCGGCCTCGCCACCACCTGGAAGAAGGCAGAATTCCTCTGCGTCGACATGTCCAAGAGCAATCTCGGCCTTGAGCCGGAAGTCTACGACCGTCTTCTGAAGGAGGCAGACCGCATCATCCACAATGCCTGGCCCGTCAACTTCAACATCTCAGTCGAGACCTTTGAGCCGCACATCCGTGGCGTCCGTCACTGGGTCGACTTCTCCCTCCGCGCTGCCAAGAACGTGCCCATCGTCTTCGTGAGCTCTATCGGCACCGTTGATACCTGGCAGGGCCCCGGCCCCGTGCCGGAGAAGAAGCTGATGGATTTGTCCCTGCCGAGCACCGGCTACGGTCGCTCTAAGATGGTCAGCTCTCTCATCCTCGATGAGGCGACGCAGGTTTCGGGCGTGCCCGCCGCTGTCGTCCGTGTCGGACAGGTCGCCGGCCCGCAGTCCAAGGACGGTGTATGGAACCGCCAGGAGTGGCTGCCTACCATCATCGCTAGCTCGAAGTACCTCGGTGCACTGCCGCGTGACCTCGGCGCCATGGCGACCGTCAACTGGACACCCATTGAAGGTATCGCGAACCTCATCCTAGAGGTTTCTGGTATTGCTGCCCCCGTGCCATTGGAGAGGATCAACGGCTACTTCCACGGCGTAAACCCGCGCACCGTACTCTGGGAGACACTGGCTGAGGCCGTCAGGGAGTTCTACGGTGACGGTGTCATCAAGAAGTTGGTATCCTTCAAGGAGTGGGTTGAGCTGTTGGAGAACAGCACGGCGACCACAGATGACGTTGACAAGAACCCGGGCATCAAGTTGCTTGACTTCTACCAGGGTTTGGCTATGGGCGAGGGACAGGGTGTCGAATTCTCAATGGAGCGCACGACAAAGAGCAGCAAGACGATGAAGGAGATGCAGGCCGTGACACCTGAGTTGATGCAAAATTGGTGCAGACAGTGGGCGTTCTAA
- a CDS encoding onanonoxo-7-onima-8-eninoihtemlysoneda, producing the protein MQDPCKDEPAPGRAPSHRWHQAQQLWPLIAAWPQFLGTTNPAALEQLPCKPGVEQTASYVSKKPTNCSFVFALEVFIPHGSLNQLQKTSMAPVGALLWRSLRTYQIYGANTDVGKTVFASALCNAARNFWPQDKTAFLKPVSTGPATEADDSHISRFAPGIARKTLFQFEIPASPHLAAAVSDQPTPSDNEVLKCIYNYSSSRAVDGPGWLFIETAGGVHSPAPSGTPQADLYAPLRAPVIFIGDAKLGGISQTISAFESLKLRGYDVESILLFRDGYYQNDTYLADYFRRGHGIPVTTVEQPPTRAKDEQADAAAMSRYYTELSSSTAIKDTLDHLHARHLARIARLETMSRDAHNIIWYPFTQHKGLTPDKITAIDSAHGDNFQTLVPQSQQQPGDQALLQPSFDGSSSWWTQGLGHANPKLTLAASYAAGRYGHVMFASAVHEPALALAQTLLQGLRNPRLSRVFYSDNGSTGMEVAVKMGLRAARVRYGWKASDKLEILGLRGSYHGDTMGAMDSTEPSVFNEKVEWYDGKGFWFEYPSVMCKDGKWQVRVPGVLKEELGAGQEFESLSAVFDVDGRERAGQAQVYEEYIVSVLRRLQDQGRKFGALVMEPVILGAGGMIMADPLFQSTLVKVVRQHPELFGTATQSPSAADENTWTGLPVVFDEVFTGLTRLGRFSAASFLGVDPDVVCNAKLLTGGLVPLCTTSASDSIFRAFESDEKSDALLHGHSYTAHAVGCQVALESLRELQRIDRDGEWNWAKTNGWGASVTAGATQVDSGSSAEAWSVWSQSFVDWVSKQADRVDGVWALGSVLAIHLQDSEGAGYSSNAAANLQSALLQGEHGAEGERWNVHSRVLGNVLYVMTSQTTKQEDIERLESLLRKSLPWDHLKQLVS; encoded by the exons ATGCAAGATCCATGCAAGGACGAACCCGCCCCTGGCCGCGCGCCGAGCCACCGATGGCACC AAGCTCAACAACTTTGGCCTTTGATAGCCGCTTGGCCCCAGTTTCTCGGCACAACAAATCCCGCAGCGCTAGAACAG CTCCCTTGTAAACCTGGGGT TGAGCAAACAGCCAGTTACGTTTCAAAGAAACCAACCAATTGCTCTTTTGTCTTCGCTCTTGAGGTTTTCATTCCACATGGGAGCTTGAACCAGCTCCAAAAGACCTCAATGGCACCCGTCGGCGCTCTGCTCTGGCGTTCGCTCAGGACATACCAGATCTATGGCGCCAACACCGATGTCGGCAAGACGGTCTTCGCCTCGGCCCTTTGCAACGCGGCCCGCAACTTCTGGCCGCAGGACAAGACGGCTTTCTTGAAACCCGTTTCTACGGGTCCGGCCACCGAAGCCGACGATAG TCATATCTCAAGGTTTGCACCTGGCATCGCGAGGAAAACGCTGTTTCAGTTTGAGATTCCAGCAAGTCCCCATCTGGCCGCTGCAGTCTCGGACCAG CCGACCCCGTCAGACAATGAAGTACTAAAATGTATCTACAATTACTCATCCAGCCGAGCGGTCGATGGGCCGGGCTGGCTCTTCATCGAAACCGCCGGTGGTGTCCACTCCCCGGCTCCATCCGGCACCCCGCAGGCCGACCTCTACGCCCCGCTCCGAGCTCCGGTCATCTTCATCGGCGACGCCAAACTCGGCGGTATCTCCCAAACCATTTCGGCCTTTGAGTCCCTCAAGCTTCGAGGCTATGATGTCGAAAGCATTTTACTCTTCCGAGATGGGTACTACCAGAACGACACCTACTTGGCCGACTACTTCCGCCGCGGACACGGCATCCCCGTCACCACTGTAGAACAGCCGCCCACTCGTGCCAAAGATGAGCAGGCGGACGCAGCAGCAATGTCTCGTTACTACACCGAATTGTCGTCTAGCACAGCCATCAAAGACACCTTGGACCACTTACACGCCCGCCACCTCGCCCGCATCGCCCGTCTGGAAACCATGTCTCGCGACGCGCATAATATCATTTGGTACCCCTTCACACAACACAAGGGCCTGACACCGGACAAGATCACGGCAATTGACTCGGCCCACGGCGACAACTTTCAAACCCTCGTTCCCCAGAGCCAACAACAACCCGGTGACCAAGCCCTTCTGCAGCCATCCTTTGACGGGTCCTCATCCTGGTGGACGCAGGGTCTAGGCCACGCCAACCCGAAACTCACCCTCGCAGCCTCCTACGCCGCCGGCCGCTACGGACACGTAATGTTCGCTTCCGCCGTCCACGAGCCCGCCTTGGCCCTTGCCCAGACGCTGCTTCAGGGCCTGCGGAATCCCCGCCTCTCCCGCGTCTTCTACTCGGACAACGGCAGCACGGGCATGGAAGTCGCCGTCAAGATGGGCCTCCGCGCCGCGCGGGTGCGTTACGGCTGGAAAGCCAGCGACAAGCTCGAGATCCTGGGCCTCAGGGGCAGCTACCACGGCGACACCATGGGCGCGATGGACTCTACGGAGCCGTCTGTGTTCAACGAGAAGGTGGAGTGGTATGACGGCAAAGGGTTCTGGTTCGAGTACCCTTCCGTGATGTGCAAGGACGGCAAGTGGCAGGTCCGGGTTCCCGGTGTCCTAAAGGAGGAGCTGGGTGCTGGGCAGGAGTTTGAGAGCTTATCTGCGGTGTTTGATGTCGACGGTAGGGAGAGGGCGGGACAGGCGCAGGTGTACGAGGAGTACATCGTTAGCGTCTTGCGTCGTCTCCAGGACCAGGGGCGCAAATTTGGTGCTTTGGTTATGGAGCCCGTTATTCTTGGAGCGGGAGGCATGATTATGGC CGATCCTCTTTTCCAGAGCACTCTCGTCAAGGTCGTCCGACAGCACCCCGAGCTCTTCGGAACGGCAACGCAGTCTCCTTCAGCGGCAGACGAGAACACCTGGACCGGCCTCCCAGTAGTCTTTGACGAAGTTTTCACAGGTCTCACCCGCCTGGGCCGCTTCTCCGCCGCGTCATTCCTCGGCGTCGACCCGGACGTCGTTTGCAACGCCAAGCTGCTCACGGGCGGCCTGGTACCCCTTTGCACCACATCAGCTTCCGACAGCATCTTCCGAGCCTTTGAGAGCGACGAGAAGAGCGACGCGTTGCTCCATGGTCACAGCTATACCGCGCATGCGGTCGGATGTCAAGTTGCCCTCGAATCGCTGCGAGAGCTCCAGAGAATCGACCGCGACGGGGAGTGGAATTGGGCTAAGACGAACGGGTGGGGAGCTTCAGTGACGGCAGGCGCTACCCAGGTAGACTCTGGCAGCTCAGCTGAGGCCTGGTCTGTCTGGTCCCAGTCTTTTGTTGACTGGGTTTCGAAGCAGGCTGATCGGGTAGATGGTGTATGGGCCCTGGGTTCTGTTCTTGCTATTCATTTACAGGATAGTGAGGGTGCTGGGTACTCGAGCAATGCGGCCGCGAACCTTCAAAGTGCCCTGCTTCAAGGGGAGCATGGCGCCGAGGGTGAAAGATGGAACGTCCATAGCAGAGTTCTTGGAAATGTACTCTATGTGATGACGAGTCAGACGACGAAGCAGGAGGATATCGAGAGGTTGGAGAGTTTGTTGCGGAAGTCCCTT CCCTGGGACCATCTGAAGCAGCTTGTTTCTTGA